A single window of Mycobacterium sp. ITM-2016-00318 DNA harbors:
- a CDS encoding MmcQ/YjbR family DNA-binding protein — protein sequence MPHPIMFHDDDPVLAEVRTITLGFPEAYEKVSHGRPSFFATKIFAMYGGSAKPSIKGGDYIQYPRSIMVKVDQSDRRALEQDTRFFFPAYLGSAGWLGLDLTARKKVDWGEVRELVDASYRMVAPKKLVKQLDGG from the coding sequence ATGCCGCACCCGATCATGTTTCACGACGACGATCCCGTTCTCGCCGAGGTGCGGACGATCACCTTGGGCTTTCCGGAGGCGTACGAGAAGGTGTCGCACGGAAGGCCCTCGTTCTTCGCAACGAAGATCTTCGCGATGTACGGGGGCAGCGCCAAGCCGTCGATCAAGGGCGGCGACTACATCCAATATCCGCGGTCGATCATGGTCAAAGTCGACCAAAGCGACCGCAGGGCACTCGAGCAGGACACCCGGTTCTTCTTCCCCGCCTACCTCGGATCGGCCGGCTGGCTCGGGCTTGACCTCACCGCCAGGAAGAAGGTCGACTGGGGTGAGGTGCGCGAACTGGTCGACGCGTCCTACCGAATGGTCGCCCCCAAGAAGCTGGTCAAGCAGCTCGACGGCGGCTGA
- a CDS encoding AMP-binding protein, whose protein sequence is MSFASPFPDVDIPSVSVYDYLFGNLDAADGERVALVDAKQGTEVSYRDAVGKIDSFAGALADRGVGVGDVVGLLAPNSTAFAIAFHGILRAGATATTINVLFTAKDIVKQLTDSKATMLITVSALLPAAKEAAAAVGISDDRLVVLDGADGHPSAEDLLGAGFPAPKVSFDPATHLAVLPYSSGTTGNPKGVMLTHRNLVANVAQTRPVQDVGADDVVIAIMPFFHIYGMTVLLNAVLHARARLVMMGSFDLEEFLATIANHKVTVAYIAPPVAVALAKHPLVNSYDMSTLRAVLSGAAPLDEELGHAVADRLGCRVVQGYGMTELSPVSHCTPLDGGERLVGSVAPIGAAGWTAANSSSRLIDPATGDEIEVPASGLSETGELWFKGPNVMAGYLNNEVATRETIDDDGWLRTGDLAKVDSTGCVYIVDRLKELIKYKGYQVPPAELEAVLLTHPAIADAAVIGVRDAESGEEVPKAFVVKQSGAELTETEVMEFVASEVAPYKKVRQVAFIDAIPKSSAGKILRKDLRTE, encoded by the coding sequence ATGAGTTTCGCCAGTCCATTCCCCGATGTCGACATTCCCTCGGTCAGCGTCTACGACTATCTGTTCGGCAATCTCGACGCCGCCGACGGCGAGCGTGTCGCCCTGGTAGATGCGAAGCAGGGCACCGAAGTCAGCTACCGCGATGCGGTCGGCAAAATCGATTCATTCGCCGGCGCCCTCGCCGATCGCGGTGTTGGCGTCGGCGATGTGGTCGGCCTGCTCGCACCCAACAGCACGGCGTTCGCCATCGCCTTCCACGGCATCCTGCGCGCAGGGGCGACGGCCACCACGATCAACGTGCTGTTCACCGCGAAGGACATCGTCAAGCAGCTGACGGACTCCAAGGCGACGATGCTCATCACCGTCAGTGCACTGCTGCCGGCAGCCAAGGAGGCGGCCGCGGCAGTGGGCATTTCCGACGACCGACTGGTCGTCCTCGACGGCGCGGACGGCCACCCGAGCGCCGAGGATCTACTCGGCGCCGGTTTCCCGGCGCCGAAAGTCAGCTTCGACCCGGCCACCCACCTCGCCGTGCTGCCCTACAGCTCGGGCACGACCGGCAACCCCAAGGGTGTCATGCTGACCCACCGCAACCTGGTCGCCAACGTCGCGCAGACACGGCCGGTGCAGGACGTGGGCGCCGACGACGTCGTCATCGCGATCATGCCGTTCTTTCACATCTACGGAATGACGGTGTTGCTCAACGCCGTCCTACATGCTCGGGCACGTCTGGTGATGATGGGAAGCTTCGATCTCGAGGAGTTCCTCGCCACCATCGCCAACCACAAGGTGACCGTGGCCTACATCGCCCCGCCCGTCGCGGTGGCCCTGGCCAAACATCCCTTGGTCAACTCCTACGACATGTCGACCCTCCGCGCGGTACTTTCCGGCGCGGCGCCGCTCGACGAGGAACTCGGTCACGCGGTCGCCGATCGCCTCGGGTGTCGAGTCGTGCAGGGGTACGGCATGACCGAGCTCAGCCCGGTCAGCCATTGCACCCCGTTGGACGGCGGCGAGCGTCTCGTCGGGTCGGTGGCGCCCATCGGCGCCGCGGGGTGGACGGCGGCCAATTCGTCGTCCAGACTCATCGACCCTGCGACCGGCGACGAAATCGAGGTGCCCGCAAGCGGTCTCAGCGAGACGGGCGAGTTGTGGTTCAAGGGCCCGAACGTGATGGCCGGCTACCTCAACAACGAGGTGGCCACCAGGGAGACCATCGACGACGACGGGTGGCTGCGCACCGGAGACCTGGCCAAGGTTGATTCCACCGGTTGTGTGTACATCGTCGACCGGCTCAAGGAACTCATCAAGTACAAGGGATACCAAGTGCCCCCCGCCGAGTTGGAGGCGGTGCTGCTCACCCATCCCGCGATCGCCGACGCCGCCGTGATCGGCGTGCGCGACGCCGAATCGGGTGAAGAGGTGCCAAAGGCGTTCGTGGTCAAGCAATCCGGTGCCGAGCTCACTGAAACCGAAGTGATGGAGTTCGTCGCGAGCGAGGTCGCGCCCTACAAAAAAGTGCGTCAGGTGGCGTTCATCGACGCGATCCCGAAGTCGTCGGCGGGCAAAATCCTGCGCAAGGACCTACGTACGGAGTGA
- a CDS encoding methionine synthase encodes MNAFAAGTGIGSWPGTSAREAAEIVVGELHRLPHLAELPARGIGADLIGRAGALLVDITIDTVPRGYRIAAGRSAVTRRAVSLLAEDVDALEEAWEKAGLRGADRTIKVQAPGPITLAAHLELSNGHRAITDAGAVRDLARSLAEGVAAHRSEVARRLDCPVVVQLDEPSLSAALEGRLTGVSSLSPVHPVDESVAATLFDECVAVVGGTVALHSCAGGLPWPLLQRSTFSALSFDLSTVTAESLDGVGEFVESGRTVLLGVVPVTAPENRPSAEEVARSVVDVTDRLGFPRKLLPDRIGVTPSCGMAGATPQWARSAIELSQKAADAIADDPAAVMN; translated from the coding sequence GTGAACGCCTTCGCCGCCGGTACCGGCATCGGATCCTGGCCGGGCACGTCGGCGCGTGAGGCTGCCGAGATCGTGGTCGGTGAGCTGCACCGACTGCCGCATCTGGCCGAGTTGCCCGCCCGCGGCATCGGTGCCGACCTCATCGGCCGGGCGGGCGCACTGCTGGTCGACATCACGATCGACACCGTCCCCCGCGGTTACCGGATCGCCGCAGGACGCAGCGCGGTGACCCGGCGAGCGGTCAGCCTGCTGGCCGAAGACGTCGACGCCCTCGAGGAGGCCTGGGAGAAGGCGGGCCTGCGGGGCGCGGACCGGACCATCAAGGTGCAGGCGCCCGGCCCCATCACGCTCGCGGCGCATCTGGAACTGTCCAACGGGCATCGGGCGATCACGGATGCCGGCGCCGTTCGCGACCTCGCGCGTTCACTGGCCGAAGGCGTTGCGGCGCACCGCTCCGAGGTTGCTCGGCGGCTGGACTGCCCGGTCGTCGTGCAGTTGGACGAACCGTCGCTGTCCGCCGCGCTGGAGGGGCGACTGACCGGGGTGTCGAGCCTGTCCCCGGTGCATCCGGTCGACGAGTCCGTCGCGGCCACGCTCTTCGATGAGTGCGTGGCGGTGGTGGGCGGCACGGTGGCGTTGCACAGTTGTGCGGGCGGGCTGCCGTGGCCGCTGTTGCAACGCAGCACGTTCAGCGCGCTGTCGTTCGATCTGTCGACGGTGACGGCGGAGTCGCTGGACGGTGTCGGCGAATTCGTCGAATCAGGCCGCACGGTCCTGCTCGGCGTCGTACCCGTCACCGCCCCCGAGAACCGGCCGTCCGCCGAGGAGGTGGCCCGGTCGGTCGTCGACGTCACCGATCGCCTCGGCTTCCCCCGCAAGCTGCTGCCGGACCGGATCGGCGTCACTCCGTCGTGCGGTATGGCCGGAGCGACCCCGCAGTGGGCGCGCAGCGCGATCGAGCTGTCTCAGAAGGCGGCCGACGCCATCGCCGACGACCCGGCAGCGGTCATGAATTAG
- a CDS encoding metalloregulator ArsR/SmtB family transcription factor produces MVFKALADPGRRLLLDRLRQDNGQTLGQLCEYLEMARQSVSQHLAVLEAANLISTVRHGRLKLHYLNPIPLHEIGHRWIEQFEYSRLHTLRAVKQQAEETDMTATDDKPSFVYVTYIHSTPEKVWEALTDADLTAKYWGHSNVSDWQPGSRWEHLRTDGSGIADIEGEVIEATPPRRLVITFGADEAGLPSVVRFDIEPHHDIVRLTVTHTDIPDASNRDVAAAGWAAVMSNLKSLLETGHVLPQAPWEMHADVRAQQMSRNG; encoded by the coding sequence CTGGTGTTCAAGGCGCTGGCCGACCCGGGTCGTCGCCTGCTGCTTGATCGGCTGCGGCAGGACAACGGGCAGACACTCGGCCAGTTGTGCGAGTACCTCGAAATGGCGCGGCAGTCGGTCAGCCAGCATCTGGCGGTGCTCGAGGCGGCCAACCTCATCAGCACCGTGCGACATGGGCGGCTCAAGCTGCACTACTTGAATCCCATTCCGCTGCACGAGATTGGCCATCGCTGGATTGAACAGTTCGAATATTCGCGTCTTCACACGCTGCGTGCGGTGAAGCAACAAGCAGAGGAGACGGACATGACCGCAACGGACGACAAGCCGTCGTTTGTGTACGTGACCTACATCCACAGCACGCCGGAGAAGGTATGGGAGGCGCTCACCGACGCCGACCTCACCGCCAAGTACTGGGGTCACAGCAATGTGTCCGACTGGCAGCCGGGCTCGCGCTGGGAGCATCTGCGCACCGACGGTTCGGGGATCGCCGACATCGAGGGCGAGGTGATCGAAGCGACGCCGCCGCGTCGACTGGTCATCACGTTCGGCGCAGATGAGGCGGGCCTGCCGTCCGTCGTGCGTTTCGACATCGAACCGCACCATGACATCGTCCGGCTGACGGTGACCCACACCGACATCCCTGACGCATCGAACCGCGACGTGGCCGCGGCGGGCTGGGCGGCGGTCATGTCGAACTTGAAGTCGCTGTTGGAAACCGGGCATGTGCTGCCCCAGGCTCCGTGGGAGATGCATGCCGACGTGCGGGCCCAGCAGATGTCGCGCAACGGGTAA